A window of Cellulomonas sp. SLBN-39 genomic DNA:
GCCGACCCGGGTCGTGGTGGCGGCGGGCATCGAGAGCAAGGACCTCATGACGTGGCGGACGAGCGCCGCGCTGGCCGACGCCCTCGGGGTCGAGCTGGCGGTGTTCCCCAGCCACCACGGCGGGTTCATGGGCCCCGAGTACGGCATGCCCGGTGCGCCGGAGGCCTTCGCCGGCCGCCTGCGCGAGGTGCTGGCGGCCGGCTGACGCACGGGGTGGGGCCCGGCGCGACCGGGCCCCACCACCGGTCAGCGGGTGCTGAGGACCTCCCGCACGAACCGCTCGGAGCGCTCGCGCAGCCCCGCGACGCGGCGGGCGACGAGCGCGTCGCGCACCTGCTCGGCGTCGGAGCCGGCCTCGGTGCGGGTCGGCGGGCGCCGCACGTTCGCCGAGCACAGGAAGTGCGTGCAGATCAGCGTGCCGATGGTGTTGCCGCGGCGCCCCGACGCCCCGCCGCGACGGGCCACGTAGAGGGTGACGTCGTCGGTGACGACGACGTCCTCGCACCACGCGCAGACGGTGCGGCGGCGGGCGAGGGTGCCGGCGCGGTCACCGGCGCGCAGCAGCACACCGGTCGGGGCGCCGTCGACCTCGAGGACGACGTACGCGGACAGGGGCGCCTTGCGGTCGCGCCAGCCGAGCAGGTCGAGACGGTCCCAGTCCTGGGCGTCGAGGTCGGGGAGGGTGGCCTGGGTGGCCTCGCGGCGGGACGCGTTGACGAAGCAGGCGCGGATGTCGCGCTCGGTCAGGGGGTTCATGGCGGGTCTGCGCTTCCGGTGGGTCGGCAGGCCGCCGCCGGGCGCACGGGAGCGTGCGCGGCTGCGCGGTGCGTCAGCGGGCCGGGGCGGCCGGGAGGGCGGGTGCCCGCGCCGGGGCCCGGCGACCGGTCGTCGGATGCCGCCCGCACGGTGGCGGGCGTGGGTCAGGACGAGGTCAGCGGGGCGCGACGCGGTCGCGCGGCGTGCCTGAGCAGGCCTGTGCGGCCGCCTCGCAGCCTGCGGTCGGGTTCCGCACCACTCGCTCCTCGTCCTGGGCCTCGACCGGCACCGTGAGGTGCCGGTCGAGGCGATGCTACGTCAGCCGCGGCGCTCGCCGCCCGCGGCGGGGGCGCCGCTCGAGCGGCCGGCCCGGCGCGGGCCCTGGCGGCGGCTCGGCGCGCTGGGGGTGCTCTCCGAGGTCCACGCGAGCGCGGGTGCCCCGGACCGGCGCGCTCCGGCGCCCTGGGTGCGTGCCCCGGCGCCCTGACCGCGCGTCGCGGACCCGTCGCGGCGCGTGCCGGCCGACCCGGCGGAGGCACCACCGCGCCCACGGCCGCCGCCCGAGCCCGCGCCGTGCGCCGCGGACGCGTCGCTGCGCGGGGCGCCGCCGCCCTGCCCGCCGCCGGAGCCGCCCCGGCGTCGGCGCGACGGCTGCGAGCCGCCGGCGGAGGTCGACCTGCCGCCGCCCGACCGGGCCGGGGCCGCCGCGGGTGCGACCGCCGTGGGCGCCACGGGCTCGGCGAGGGTGCCGACGAGCGCCTCGAGCGCGGGCGAGCCGAGGCGCACCGGCTGCGGCGTGACCTTGATGCCGGCCTGGCGCGTGAGGTCCCGCACGTCGCCCATCTGCTCGGGCAGGACGAGCGTGACGACGTCGCCGCCCGAGCCGGCACGCGCGGTGCGGCCCGAACGGTGCAGGTACGCCTTGTGCTCGGCCGGCGGGTCGACGTGGACGACCAGCTCGACGTCGTCGACGTGGATGCCGCGCGCCGCGATGTCCGTGGCCACGAGCACCCGCACGCCGCCGTTGGAGAACGCGTCGAGGTTGCGCTCGCGCGCACCCTGGCTGAGGTTGCCGTGCAGGTCGACGGCGGGCACGCCCGCGCTGGTGAGCTGCTTGGCGAGCTTCTTCGCGGCGTGCTTGGTGCGCATGAACAGCACGCGCCGGCCGGTGCCGGAAGCGAGGTGCTGCACGACGTCACGCTTGACGGTCGCGTCGGCGACGGTCAGCACGTGGTGCGTCATCGCCGAGACGGGCGACTGCGCGGTGTCCACGGAGTGCCGCAGCGGGTTGCGCAGGAACGCGGTGACGAGCTTGTCGACGCCGTTGTCCAGCGTGGCGGAGAACAGCATGCGCTGCCCGCCGGCGGGGGTGGCCGCCATGATGCGCTTGACGCCCGGGAGGAACCCGAGGTCGGCCATGTGGTCGGCCTCGTCGAGGACGGTGATCTGCACGTCCGCGAGCGAGATGACCTTCTGCTTCATGAGGTCCTCGAGCCGGCCGGGGCAGGCCACGACGATGTCGATGCCGCCCTTGAGCGCGGACTCCTGCGGGCGCTGCGAGACGCCGCCGAAGATGGTGGTGACGTGCAGCCCGGCGGCCTTGGCCAGCGGTTCGAGCGTCGCGGCGATCTGGGTGGCGAGCTCGCGCGTCGGGGCGAGCACGAGGCCGCGCGGGCGGCTCGGCACGCGCTTCGGCAGGTGGGTCCCGGGCACCAGGCCCGCGAGACGGGCGACGAGCGGGAGGCTGAACGCGAGGGTCTTGCCGGAGCCGGTGCGGCCGCGGCCGAGGACGTCACGGCCGCCGAGGGTGTCGGCCAGCGTCGCGGCCTGGATGGGGAACGCCTCGGTCTTGCCCTGCGCGGTGAGGGCACGGACGAGGACCTCGGGCACGCCGAGGGAGGAGAAGCTGGTCACAGGGTGGTCGCCTTTCGGGGCGTCGTGGGGGCGCCCACCAGGCAGCCATCGCACCCGGGACGCGGGCCCGCGCAGATCCAGAAGTCGCGCAGAGCCACCCCTAGTCTGCCTCATCGCCCGCCCGACGGCGCTGTCACGCTGCTCACAGGCGTCGAGCGGGCTGCGTGGCGTCGCCCGCGCAGCAGCCCGCTGACCGTCGGGGACCTGCGCCACCTGGCCGGCGGCGCCGGCGAGCGCGCCCGTCTCCCTCGACAGGAGCATGTGCGGGGCGCACGTCCCAGCGTGCGGGCGTCCGGAGCCCCCGGTCGAGCACCTCGTCTGCGTTCACGTCCCACCTCTGTTCATTCAGGATGAACAGCGCCAAGAGATGAACAGGGCGTCAGGCGTCGACGTAGGCGGCCAGGTGCTGGCCCGTGAGCGTCGATCGGGACGCGACCAGGTCCGTGGGCGTGCCCTCGAACACCACGGTGCCGCCGTCGTGCCCGGCCCCGGGGCCGAGGTCGATGATCCAGTCGGCGTGCGCCATCACGGCCTGGTGGTGCTCGATCACGATCACCGAGCGGCCGGACTCGACGAGGCGGTCGAGCAGGCCGAGCAGCTGCTCCACGTCCGCGAGGTGCAGACCGGTCGTGGGCTCGTCGAGCACGTACACGGCGCCCTTCTCCCCCATGCGCGTCGCGAGCTTGAGGCGCTGGCGCTCCCCGCCCGACAGGGTGGTCAGCGGCTGGCCGAGCCCGACGTACCCGAGCCCGACGTCGACGAGGCGTTCCAGCACGGCGTGCGCGGCGGGCGTGCGGGCCTCGCCCTCGGCGAAGAACGCGGCAGCCTGCGTGACGGGCATCGCGAGGACCTCGGCGATGTCCTTGCCGCCGAGCCGGTACTCCAGCACGGACGCCTGGAACCGCCGCCCCTCGCACTCCTCGCAGGTGCTGGCGACGCTCGCCATCATGCCGAGGTCGGTGAACGTGACGCCGGCGCCGTTGCAGGTGGGGCACGCGCCCTCGGAGTTGGCGCTGAACAGCGCGGGCTTGACGCCGTTGGCCTTGGCGAACGCCTTGCGCACGGGCTCGAGCACACCGGTGTACGTGGCGGGGTTGGAGCGGCGCGACCCGCGGATCGCGCCCTGGTCGATCGCGACGACCCCCTCGCGGCCGACGACCGAGCCGTGGATGAGCGAGCTCTTGCCCGACCCGGCCACGCCGGTGACGACGGTGAGCACACCGAGCGGCACGTCCACGTCGACGCCGCGCAGGTTGTGCGTGCTCGCCCCGCGCACCTCCAGCACGCCCGTGGGGGTGCGGACCGTGGGCTTGAGCCGCGCGCGGTCGTCGAGGTGCCGCCCGGTGAGCGTCCCGCTGGTGCGCAGCCCGTCGACGGTGCCCTGGAACACGATCTCGCCGCCCGCGGTCCCGGCCCCGGGGCCGATGTCGACGACCTGGTCCGCGACCGCGATCGCCTCGGGCTTGTGCTCGACGACGAGCACCGTGTTGCCCTTGTCGCGCAGCCGCAGCAGCAGGTCGTTCATCTTCTGGATGTCGTGCGGGTGCAGGCCGATCGTCGGCTCGTCGAAGACGTACGTCACGTCGGTCAACGAGGAGCCGAGGTGCCGGATCATCTTGGTCCGCTGCGCCTCGCCGCCCGACAGGGTGCCCGCGGGCCGGTCCAGCGAGAGGTAGCCGAGGCCGATCTCGACGAACGAGTCGAGCAGGTGCCGCAGCCCCTGCAGCAGCGGGGCGACCGACGGCTCGTCGAGGCCACGCACCCATGCCGCGAGGTCCGTGATCTGCATGGCGCACGCGTCGGCGATCGAGAGGCCGGCGATCCTCGACGACCGCGCCCCCGGCCCCAGCCGGGTGCCCTCGCACTCGGGGCAGGTGGTGAACGTGACGGCACGCTCGACGAACGCGCGCACGTGCGGCTGCAGGGAGTCCACGTCCTTGGAGAGGATCGACTTCTGGATCCGGGGCACCAGGCCCTCGAAGGTCACGTTGATGCCGTCGACCTTGATGCGCCGCGCCTCGCCGTAGAAGAGCTCCTGCCGCTGCTTCGCCGTGAACGACGCGACCGGCTTGTCGCCCGGCACCACCGCGGAGTAGATCCGCCCGTACCAGCCGTCCGCGCTGTACCCGGGCACCGTGATCGCGCCCTCGGCCAGGCTCTTCGAGTCGTCCACGAGCTGGCCGAGGTCCACGTCGTTGACCGCGCCCATGCCCTCGCACCGCGTGCACATGCCGCCCAGGCGCTCGTACTCCGCCCTCACGGCCTTCGACGACGCCGCGTTGCGCTCCACCGTGATCGCGCCGGTGCCGCGCACCGACGCGGTGTTGAACGAGAACGCGGACGGCGGGCCGATGTGCGGGTCCCCCAGGCGGCTGAACAGGATCCGCAGCATCGCGTTCGCGTCGGTGGCCGTGCCGACCGTGGAGCGCGGGTTCCCGCCCATGCGCTCCTGGTCGACGATGATCGCCGTGGTCAGGCCCTCGAGCAGGTCGACGTCGGGCCGCGCCAGCGACGGCATGAACCCCTGCACGAACGCCGAGTAGGTCTCGTTGATGAGCCGCTGGGACTCCGCGGCGATGATGCCGAACACGAGCGAGCTCTTGCCGGAGCCGGACACGCCGGTGAACACCGTCAGCCGCCGCTTGGGCAGGTCGACGCTGACGTCCTTGAGGTTGTTCTCCCGCGCCCCGTGGACGCGGATGAGGTCGTGGGCGTCCGCGACGTGCGCGTCGGCGGCGGCGCTCGTGGCGCTCGGGGCGGGGGATGGCGTGGCCGGGCTCATCGTTCCTCCGTCAGTGAGGCGGCGCGCAGGCAGGGACCCAACGTAACCAGCACGTCCGACACGACGACGGACCCGCGCCGGGCCGCAGAACGCGCGGGCTGCGACCGATCAGACGGCGTTGATCCGCAGCAGGTTGCCCGCCGGGTCCCGCACCGCGGCGTCCCGCACCCCGTACGGCTGGTCGGTGGGCTCCTGGACGACGTCGGCGCCACCGGCCACGAGCGCGTCGAAGGTGCCGTCCAGGTCCGCCGTCGCCAGCGTCAGCGCGCCGTAGCTGCCCTTGGCCATGAGCTCGAGGATGGTGCGCCGCTCGTCGTCGCTGATCCCCGGGTCCACGGCCGGCGGGTGCAGCACGACCGACGTGCCGGCGCCGCCGGGCGGGCCGACGGTGATCCACCGCATGCCCTCGTAGCCGACGTCGTTGCGGACCTCGAGGCCGAGCAGGTCCCGGTAGAAGCGCAGCGACGCCTCGGGGTCGGTGTGGGGCAGGAACGCGTGGTGCACGGTGATGTCCATGCCCGCCACGCTACGAGCGGGCCCCGGCGCGCGCTTCTCGGATCCTGACCGGTCGGGTCGCCTGCCGCGTGTGGCACGACGGCATCTCCCCGCCCGCCTCCCGCCGCCGGTACACGCTCGGCGGCACGCCCATGAGCTCGGTGAACCGGGTGCTGAACGTGCCCAGCGACGAGCACCCCACCGCGAGGCACACGTCCGTCACGGACAGGTCGCCGCGCCGCAGCAGCGCCGCGGCCCGCTCGATGCGCCGCGTCATCAGGTACGCGTAGGGCGGCTCGCCGTACACCCGCCGGAACTCCCGGCTCAGGTGCCCGGCGGACATGTGCGCGCCGCGCGCGAGGGCCTCGACGTCCAGGGGCCGGGCGTACTCCCGGTCGATCCGGTCGCGCACCCGCCGCAGCCGCACCAGGTCCCGCAGCCGCTGCTCCTCGACGTCCGTCGTCACCCGTCGATCGTGCCACGGCCCCCGTCGGCGGCACCCTGACCCCGACGGGTGGAGACCGTGACCGTGAACTTCGGGTCCCGCCCGGCCTGCCGGGTCGGCCCGACGAAAGCCTCCAGCGTGGGCCGGTAGCGCAGGTGGGAGTTCCACACGGCCCAGAGCTCGCCGCCCGGCCGCAGCACGCGTGCGGCCTCGACGAACAACGCCCGGGCGACGCCGGGGTGCACGGCGGCGCCGACGTGGAACGGCGGGTTGAGCAGCACCACGTCGACGGACGCGTCGGGCAGGGCGTCGGCCCCGTCCGCGCGGAGCACCTGCACGCGGTCGGCCACGCCGTTGGCCTCGACGGTCGCCCGCGCCGAGGCGACGGCCGCCGCCGACTCGTCGGTCGCGACGACGCGCATGCCGGGCCGCCGCCGGGCCAGCGCCACGGCGAGGACGCCGGTGCCGCAGCCGAGGTCGAGGGCGGTGCCGTCGGCGGGCGGCAGGTCGTCGAGGTGCGCGAGCAGCGCCCGGGTGCCGATGTCGACACCCGTGCCGGCGAACGCGCCGCCGTGCGCGCACACCGTGAGGCCGACGTCCGGGTGCGTGACGCGCTCCGGCCACCGCGGTGCCGGGCGCTCGGCGGCCGGGCGGGGCTGGGTCGCGACCAGCACCCGCGACTTCTGCCGGGCGAGCCGGGCCCGGACGTCGCCGAGGTGCCGGGCGAGGACGTCGTTCATGTGGGTCGTCATGTGCTTGAGCCGACCCCCGGCCAGGACGACGACGGACGGGTCGGCGTGCACGGCGACCAGCGCCGCGACCTCGTCGAGCGCGTCCAGCGACCGCGGCAGCTGGAGGAGCACGACGCGCGCACCGGCGACGAGCGAGGCGTCGAGCCCGTGCGACGTGAACCCGCCCAGGCCGAGCCGCTCGGCGTTGGCGTGCAGCGCCCGCTCCCCCGTGAGCCGGTCCTGGTGGGTCCGCACCCCGGTGACGCCGTGCCGGGCGACCGCCCCGAGGGTCAGCGCGCCGTACCGGTCGCCGATGACGACGACGGTGCCGTCGGCCGCGCCCGCGAGCGCCGGCGCGGCCTCGTCGAGCAGCAGGCGGTCGGTCGCGTCGACCGCGTGCAGGTTGGGGGCCTCGAGGTCGGGATGACGGCGCAGCGCGTCGAGGACGTCGCTCATCGCGCGGACAGAGGTCGGATCACCGGCCCGAGGCTAGCAACGCCGTCGGAGGACGTCGGCGGGCCCGCCGCGGACCCCGTGCTGCGAGGGACCGACCACGGCGGGTCAGTACGGGAGCCTGTCGAGGCCTGCGGCCGACATCATCTGCTCGTAGTCGCGGAGCAGCCGGGCCGACCTCGGGCCGTCGACGTGGCTCGCGAGGGTGTCGCCCTGGACGAGCAGGCCGGGGAACCGCCGACCGGGCTGCTGCACGAGCTGGACGTTGCCGCCCCAGACCAGCCGCTCGGGCGGCGCCAGCGGTTCCACGTCGGGCGCGCCCGCGTCCCACCAGTCGGCCGAGACGGTAGCGGCACGCAGCCGCTCGACCCGGTCCAGCACGTAGGCCTCGACGGCCCCGGGCAGGCGCACCACGTGCCCGTCCACCACGTGTGCGAGCCCGTCCGGCCACGCCAGCACCCCGTCGGTCCGGACCGCCGTGCCACCGGGCGCAGCGCAGAAGGGGCACGGCGAGGCGTCCGCGTCCTCACGCAGGAGCGCGCCACCACCGAGGTAGGTCGCGACCTCCCGTCGCTCACCCTCGTCCCACTCGTCGTCGACGAGGTCGCGGGGGTCAGGGCGTCCGGGGTGCTCCTCGGACCGCCAGGTTCCGATCAGCCGCAGGACCACGGTGCCCTCCATCAATCAGCTCTCCACGCGCGCGGCGCTCGGCGCCGGGTCCACGTCGATCAGCAGTCGCAGCCGGGCGGGGAAGGGCACCTCCGGCGCACCACAGCCGTCCGTCACGCGAACCCCCGTCGCCCGCCATGGCCCAGATCGTGCCAGACCGCCACGACGCGGCGGCGCACGGCGGTCGTCGACGACCGGCGACGGGTCGCGCAGGCGCCTCAGGCGTCCAGGAACCACGCGACCAGGAAGACCCCCGCGACGACGAGCGGGACGACGACGGACCAGAGCAGGACGGGGCGGCGCTCGAACCGCCCGGTCGAGCCGGGGAACGCGGCCTCGATCTCGGCCGCACGGTTGAGGCGGTGCTCGTGGTCGACTTCGACGCCCGCGCCGCGGAGCGCCGCGATGACATCGTCGCGGCGCCACACCTCACGGTAGGTGCGGAGCACCGCGGCGAGGCTCCCGTCCGGGGCGAAGACGAGAGCCCGACCTGCAGGACCGGCGACCAGCCGGACCTGGTGGCCCGGCCCGAGGCGGACGACGCGACGACGCCACATGCCCTGGTGGACCAGGAGGAGCGACTCCTCGTCGACCCGTGCCAGGTGAAGCCGAGTCCGGGCGAAGAGCAGCGTGAAGGTGACGCCGACGAGTGCGAGCGCGCAGCTGGCCAGCGCAGCCCTCGACGCGGGGTCCGCGAGGACCTCGGTGATCAGGTGGCTGCCGTGCCGCGAGGGCTGCACCAGGAACATGAGGACGAGGGCGGCCACGGTGAGCCGCGGGGCCCGCAGGGTGACGGGCAGACCCGACGAACCGTTCGGCTCGCTGCGCTCCCGGCGGCGTCGGCCTGCTCGACCCGTCGTCTGCCCACCACCTGGGCCCGGCCCGTGGCGGTCGGCACCGCGCTCGTCCACTCTGCACTCCCCCGCGTGGCCGCGTCGCGCGGCCCCTCACGGCCCATCGGTACGCACGCGGCGCGACTGGTGCCGGACGGGACGCAGTCACCCGATCCGACGCCCCAGCCCGTCGCCCTGCTCGACCTGGACTCACGGGCTCGTCGTGGCCCGACGATCAGCCGCCGAAGGGCAGGACGGGGCGGCCGGGCACGTCGACGCGGACGCGGAAGAGGGCGCCGGCCTCGGGCTCGGGGTCGTCGAGGTTCTCGCGGGAGGTGGTGACGTAGAGGTCGCGCAGGTCGGGGCCGCCGAGCGTGCACGCGGTGGTGAGGCGGACGGGCAGCTCGACCTCGGCGATCACGTCGCCGGCGGGCGAGTGGCACCGCACGCGCCCGGCGGTGTTGAGCGCGACCCACACGTTGCCCGCGGCGTCGACGACGAGGCCGTCGGGGCGCTCCCCGGGGCGGCCGGCGAAGGGGCGGCGGTTCGTCAGCCGCCCGCGCACGACGTCGAAGACCGCGGTGCGGCCGGTGGCGGTGTCGTCGTAGTAGGCGCGGGTGCCGTCGGGCGAGAAGTCGAGACCGTTGGAGATCGTCACGTCGTCGAGCACGACCTGCACGTCGAGGTCCGGGGTGATGCGGTAGAGGGTGGCGGCGCCGGGCGCCCGGTCGTACGCCATGGACCCGGCGTAGAGGGCGCCGCGCGGGTCGCAGGCGCCCTCGTTCATGCGCACACCGGGGTCGGTCCACAGCTCGGGCAGGGCGGTGGGCGCTGCGTCGGGGTCGTCGGCCAGGGCGATGCCGCGTTCGAGCCCGACCACGTAGCCGCCGCGGGTGCGGGGCCGCACGAAGGCCGCGACGTCGCCGACGTGCAGGCGGTCGACGGTGCCGTCGTCGCGCAGGGTCAGCAGGTCGCCGGCGAGCATGTCGACCCAGCGCAGCCCGCCCCAGGTCGGCGACCAGCACGGGCCCTCGCCGTGGTAGGCGACGGGGTCGGTGATCTGCTCGGCACGCAGCACGGTGCTCCTCGGGGACGGGGGTGGGGTGGGTGCGAGCCTGGCGCGGATGCGCACCCGGCGCACGTCGAGCCGCTCGGCGGCGGGCGGGTCCGGGTCAGCGCGGGGCGGCGGGCGTGATGACGAGCGCGTGCTCGCGCACGTGGTCCAGAGCCCGCCGGACGGCGCCGAGGGTGACGACGTCCCGGCCCAGGTCGGAGGCGAGCACCTCGACGCCCGGGGGGTCGACGTACCGGTCGAGGTCGCGGCGCACGAGCGCGAGCAGCGGCTCGCAGGACGCGGCGACGGCACCGGCGACGACGACGCGCTCGGGGTCGTAGATGCTCGCGAACGTCGCGACGACGCGGGTGACGCGCGCGGCGGCGTGCTCGACGACCGCGAGCGCGAGGGGGTCGTCGGCGTCGGCGGCGGCGAGGACGTCGGCCGCGTCGAGGGTGGCGGGGTCGACGTCCTGCAGCGCGGACCCGTGGTGGCCGTCGTCCCGGCCCAGGCGGGCGAGCTGGGCGAGGGCGTCGTCGCGGACGAGGGCGGCGATGCCGGTGGCCGAGCCGACGCCGTCGACGAGGTCGAGGTAGCGCATCTCCCCCACGCCGCCGTGGGCGCCGCGCAGCAGCCGACCGTCGTCGACGACGCCGGCACCGAGGCGCTCGCCGGCCAGCAGCGTGACGTGGCACCGCACGTCCCGGCCGTGCCCGAGCCGGTGCTCGGCGAGGGCGGCGAGGTTGGCGTCGTTGTCGACGAGGGTCGTCCAGCCGTGCCGGTCGCGCAGGTGGTCGACGATGCCGGGGTTCATGCGCTCCCAGAAGGGGTTGTCGCGGAACGTCGTGCGCCCGTCGCGGTCGACGGGTGCGGGCACGCCGACGGCCACGGCGAGCACGGTGCCCGGGTCGGCGCCCGCCTCGTCGAGCACCTCCCGCGCCGCCCGCTCGATGCTGGTCAGGCGTGCTGCGCCGAGGTCGTCGGGCGACGACGGCAGCACCGCGCGGGCGAGCGTGGCGCCGCGCAGGTCGGTGGCGGTCGCGCTGATGCGGTGC
This region includes:
- a CDS encoding class I SAM-dependent methyltransferase, yielding MSDVLDALRRHPDLEAPNLHAVDATDRLLLDEAAPALAGAADGTVVVIGDRYGALTLGAVARHGVTGVRTHQDRLTGERALHANAERLGLGGFTSHGLDASLVAGARVVLLQLPRSLDALDEVAALVAVHADPSVVVLAGGRLKHMTTHMNDVLARHLGDVRARLARQKSRVLVATQPRPAAERPAPRWPERVTHPDVGLTVCAHGGAFAGTGVDIGTRALLAHLDDLPPADGTALDLGCGTGVLAVALARRRPGMRVVATDESAAAVASARATVEANGVADRVQVLRADGADALPDASVDVVLLNPPFHVGAAVHPGVARALFVEAARVLRPGGELWAVWNSHLRYRPTLEAFVGPTRQAGRDPKFTVTVSTRRGQGAADGGRGTIDG
- a CDS encoding SMP-30/gluconolactonase/LRE family protein — its product is MLRAEQITDPVAYHGEGPCWSPTWGGLRWVDMLAGDLLTLRDDGTVDRLHVGDVAAFVRPRTRGGYVVGLERGIALADDPDAAPTALPELWTDPGVRMNEGACDPRGALYAGSMAYDRAPGAATLYRITPDLDVQVVLDDVTISNGLDFSPDGTRAYYDDTATGRTAVFDVVRGRLTNRRPFAGRPGERPDGLVVDAAGNVWVALNTAGRVRCHSPAGDVIAEVELPVRLTTACTLGGPDLRDLYVTTSRENLDDPEPEAGALFRVRVDVPGRPVLPFGG
- a CDS encoding excinuclease ABC subunit UvrA, which gives rise to MSPATPSPAPSATSAAADAHVADAHDLIRVHGARENNLKDVSVDLPKRRLTVFTGVSGSGKSSLVFGIIAAESQRLINETYSAFVQGFMPSLARPDVDLLEGLTTAIIVDQERMGGNPRSTVGTATDANAMLRILFSRLGDPHIGPPSAFSFNTASVRGTGAITVERNAASSKAVRAEYERLGGMCTRCEGMGAVNDVDLGQLVDDSKSLAEGAITVPGYSADGWYGRIYSAVVPGDKPVASFTAKQRQELFYGEARRIKVDGINVTFEGLVPRIQKSILSKDVDSLQPHVRAFVERAVTFTTCPECEGTRLGPGARSSRIAGLSIADACAMQITDLAAWVRGLDEPSVAPLLQGLRHLLDSFVEIGLGYLSLDRPAGTLSGGEAQRTKMIRHLGSSLTDVTYVFDEPTIGLHPHDIQKMNDLLLRLRDKGNTVLVVEHKPEAIAVADQVVDIGPGAGTAGGEIVFQGTVDGLRTSGTLTGRHLDDRARLKPTVRTPTGVLEVRGASTHNLRGVDVDVPLGVLTVVTGVAGSGKSSLIHGSVVGREGVVAIDQGAIRGSRRSNPATYTGVLEPVRKAFAKANGVKPALFSANSEGACPTCNGAGVTFTDLGMMASVASTCEECEGRRFQASVLEYRLGGKDIAEVLAMPVTQAAAFFAEGEARTPAAHAVLERLVDVGLGYVGLGQPLTTLSGGERQRLKLATRMGEKGAVYVLDEPTTGLHLADVEQLLGLLDRLVESGRSVIVIEHHQAVMAHADWIIDLGPGAGHDGGTVVFEGTPTDLVASRSTLTGQHLAAYVDA
- a CDS encoding ROK family transcriptional regulator — protein: MDRTPVSSRHLRDASARLVLDRLWDLDEVTGTALVEATGLSRATVHDVCDELIARGWVTELASRRTGTDPGKGRPARRYAFDPRAGVVVGVDAGQHRISATATDLRGATLARAVLPSSPDDLGAARLTSIERAAREVLDEAGADPGTVLAVAVGVPAPVDRDGRTTFRDNPFWERMNPGIVDHLRDRHGWTTLVDNDANLAALAEHRLGHGRDVRCHVTLLAGERLGAGVVDDGRLLRGAHGGVGEMRYLDLVDGVGSATGIAALVRDDALAQLARLGRDDGHHGSALQDVDPATLDAADVLAAADADDPLALAVVEHAAARVTRVVATFASIYDPERVVVAGAVAASCEPLLALVRRDLDRYVDPPGVEVLASDLGRDVVTLGAVRRALDHVREHALVITPAAPR
- a CDS encoding helix-turn-helix transcriptional regulator, encoding MTTDVEEQRLRDLVRLRRVRDRIDREYARPLDVEALARGAHMSAGHLSREFRRVYGEPPYAYLMTRRIERAAALLRRGDLSVTDVCLAVGCSSLGTFSTRFTELMGVPPSVYRRREAGGEMPSCHTRQATRPVRIREARAGARS
- a CDS encoding FBP domain-containing protein, translating into MNPLTERDIRACFVNASRREATQATLPDLDAQDWDRLDLLGWRDRKAPLSAYVVLEVDGAPTGVLLRAGDRAGTLARRRTVCAWCEDVVVTDDVTLYVARRGGASGRRGNTIGTLICTHFLCSANVRRPPTRTEAGSDAEQVRDALVARRVAGLRERSERFVREVLSTR
- a CDS encoding DEAD/DEAH box helicase, which gives rise to MTSFSSLGVPEVLVRALTAQGKTEAFPIQAATLADTLGGRDVLGRGRTGSGKTLAFSLPLVARLAGLVPGTHLPKRVPSRPRGLVLAPTRELATQIAATLEPLAKAAGLHVTTIFGGVSQRPQESALKGGIDIVVACPGRLEDLMKQKVISLADVQITVLDEADHMADLGFLPGVKRIMAATPAGGQRMLFSATLDNGVDKLVTAFLRNPLRHSVDTAQSPVSAMTHHVLTVADATVKRDVVQHLASGTGRRVLFMRTKHAAKKLAKQLTSAGVPAVDLHGNLSQGARERNLDAFSNGGVRVLVATDIAARGIHVDDVELVVHVDPPAEHKAYLHRSGRTARAGSGGDVVTLVLPEQMGDVRDLTRQAGIKVTPQPVRLGSPALEALVGTLAEPVAPTAVAPAAAPARSGGGRSTSAGGSQPSRRRRGGSGGGQGGGAPRSDASAAHGAGSGGGRGRGGASAGSAGTRRDGSATRGQGAGARTQGAGARRSGAPALAWTSESTPSAPSRRQGPRRAGRSSGAPAAGGERRG
- a CDS encoding VOC family protein, encoding MDITVHHAFLPHTDPEASLRFYRDLLGLEVRNDVGYEGMRWITVGPPGGAGTSVVLHPPAVDPGISDDERRTILELMAKGSYGALTLATADLDGTFDALVAGGADVVQEPTDQPYGVRDAAVRDPAGNLLRINAV